The genome window AAGCTGCTGCAGACCGGGCAGAACAAGTAGCTGAATCTTGGCAAATTCGAAACCCTGATACCCCCCCCGCTGCCGCGGCAAACCCACAAATTAAAAATATCAGAATTATTAACCGGGAGAGATAATGGGATTCAGCCTGATACCCAAGGAAATACAGTTCTTTGACCTGTTCGACAAGCAGGCCGAGATCATCACCATCGCCGCCTCCCATTTCCGGGAAATGGCCGAAAAGGGGCAGTTCGACGACGCCAACATCGAAAAAATGAGCGACATCGAGCACCAGTGCGACCTGATCACCCACGACATCATCGACAAGCTCAACCGCTGTTTCATCACCCCCTTTGACCGGGAGGACATATACGCCCTGGCCCACGAGCTGGACGACCTGGTGGACATGATCTATTCGGTGTCCAAGCGGATGCGGATGTACAAACTGAACACCGTCAACAAGGACATGGTCCAGTTTTCCCTGCTGATCCAGCAGTCCTCCTGCGCCCTGGCCAAGGCCCTCAGCGGCCTGCGCCACAGCAAGCACCACAAGCCGATCCTGGTCAGCTGTATCGAGATCAACCGGCTGGAGAACGAGGGCGACCACCTGCGGGACACGGTGATCGGCAGCCTGTTCGACAATTCCACCGACCCCATCGCCACCATCAAGTGGAAGGAGACCTTTGAGGGGGCCGAGACCTGCCTGGACATTTGCGAGGATGTGGCCAACATCATCGAATCCATCCTGGTGAAGAACAGCTGACGCATATATTATGACGCCCTTCATATTCTTTCTGATAGTTCTGGCCCTGTTCTTCGATTTCCTGAACGGCTTTCACGACTCGGCCAATTCCATCGCCACCATAGTATCCACCAGGGTGCTGTCACCGCGCAATGCGGTGCTTTGGGCGGCCTTCTTCAATTTCATCGCCTTTTTGTTCTTCGGGCTGCACGTGGCCGGGACCATCGGCCGGGGGATAGTGGACATCTCGGTGATGGACCCCCACATCATCTTCGCCACCCTGATCGGGGCCTGCGTCTGGGACCTGATCACCTGGTACGTAGGTCTGCCCACCAGTTCCTCCCACGCCCTGATGGGCGGCCTGATCGGGGCGGCCCTGGTCAAGGCCGGAGCCGGAGCCCTGCTCTGGTCGGGGATAATGAAGACAGTGGCCTTCATCTTCATCTCGCCGGTGCTGGGGATGGCTTTGGGGCTTTTGAACGGAGTGGCGGTGCACTGGATCTTCCGCCGGGCCTCGCCCCGGGACGTCGATCATATCTTCCGCAAGGGCCAGCTGGTATCGGCGGCCTTTTACAGCCTGGGGCACGGCGGCAATGACGCCCAGAAGACCATGGGCATCATCGCCGGACTGCTGTTCTCGGCCGGGCTTTTGGGCAAGACCTTTCACATCCCCCTGTGGGTGGTGCTTTCCTGCCACGGGGCCATCGCCCTGGGCACCATGTCCGGGGGCTGGCGGATAGTGAAGACCATGGGACAGAAAGTGGCCAAGCTGCAGCCGGTGGACGGATTCTGCGCCGAGTTCGGGGCGGCCACCTCGCTGTTCATCTCCTCCTTCCTGGGGGTTCCGGTCAGCACCACCCACACCATCACCGGGGCCATCATGGGGGTGGGCAGCCTGAAGCGGATGAGCGCGGTGCGCTGGGGGGTGGCCGGCCAGATCCTGTGGGCCTGGGTTTTGACCATTCCATGTGCGGCCGCCATCTCGGCCCTGGCCTATGTGCTGGCCCGGATTTTCATCAAAGCCTGATGTCCTTTTAGTTATGCCGCGCTCTTTGATCATCGACGGATACAACCTGGCCTTCGCCTGGAAAGAGGTGCGGCCCCTGCTGCTGCAGAACCAGCAGAAAGGCCGGGAGCGGATGCTGGACCTGCTGCGGCGCTATAAGAAAGCCACCGGCCAGGATGTGCTGGTGGTCTTTGACGGACCAAAAGAATCATCCCAGCCCAGGCAGCAGACGGTCCAGGGGATAAAGACGGCCTATTCAACCTTCCCCAAAACGGCCGACGACGACATCCGGAAAAGGGTCCAGGCCTGCGCCGACAAGGGCCGGCTGCTGGTGGTCAGCTCCGACAATCAGGTGGCAGGCTTCGCCAAAAGGCGCAACGTGGAGACCATGGGCTCGGCCGCCTTCGCCCAAAAGGCGGAGCAAATTCTGGCCGCTTCTCCCCGGCCCGATGAAAAGCCGCAGCAGACCGACGTGGCCGACTGGCTGAAGTTCTTCAAGCGGGACAGGAGCATAGAAGATTAGGGATGATTATTATAAGGAAACCCTGCCTTCGCAAAGGCTTCGGCGGGCAGGCACGAAGGACAGGAATTGTTTTATGAAAGTTGTCTGGTGCTCAAGATAAATCAGTTTGATCTGCGTTGATAGTTCGACAGAGCCTGCCCTGAGTCGCCGGGCTGAGCAATTGCCGAAGCCAGTGTCGAAGGGCTCACTACGGCGTCTGCGTCCCGTAAAAAATCCAAATTAATTATCCAATCAGTAAAAAAACAGAACGATAAACAACTAAACTCACAGGAGCATTAAAATGGCCAGAAGCAAGAACAAGCAGAAAAGACAGAGACTTAAATTCAAAATAGCCCGGGTCAAAAAGCAGGAGCGCAAGAAAGTGCTGCATCTCACCGCCAAGTCGGTAAAAAAGGCCGCCGCGGTCAAGAAGTAGTTCCCCCGCAGTTTTTAAGCCCAGCCAGGACCAGAAATAATTTTCTTAAGGAGAGATCCCGATGCCGGTAGCAGAGATCAGCGTGACCCCGGTCGGAACGTTAAATCCCAGCATCTCCGAGTTTGTGGTTGATGCCATCAGGCTGGCCCGCAGCTCGGGGCTGAAGTTCGAGATCACGGCCATGGGCACCAACCTGGAGGGAAGCCTGGACGACATTCTGGCGGTGGCCCAGGCCATGCACCAGAAATGCCTGCTTTCCGGGGCCTTAAGGGTGTCCACCACCATCAGGATAGATGACCGGGTGGACAAGGTGCTGACCCTGGAAAGCAAGAAGGAAGCGGTGCGCAAAGGACTGCTGGGGCAGCAGTAGCCATGCCTCAACAGGCTGGGACAAGCGCTCCCGGTCTTTGGCGGCAGGTCTCTTGAGACACTATAACTGTCCTTTTTGACTTAATGAGGGA of bacterium contains these proteins:
- a CDS encoding MTH1187 family thiamine-binding protein, which produces MPVAEISVTPVGTLNPSISEFVVDAIRLARSSGLKFEITAMGTNLEGSLDDILAVAQAMHQKCLLSGALRVSTTIRIDDRVDKVLTLESKKEAVRKGLLGQQ
- a CDS encoding inorganic phosphate transporter, coding for MTPFIFFLIVLALFFDFLNGFHDSANSIATIVSTRVLSPRNAVLWAAFFNFIAFLFFGLHVAGTIGRGIVDISVMDPHIIFATLIGACVWDLITWYVGLPTSSSHALMGGLIGAALVKAGAGALLWSGIMKTVAFIFISPVLGMALGLLNGVAVHWIFRRASPRDVDHIFRKGQLVSAAFYSLGHGGNDAQKTMGIIAGLLFSAGLLGKTFHIPLWVVLSCHGAIALGTMSGGWRIVKTMGQKVAKLQPVDGFCAEFGAATSLFISSFLGVPVSTTHTITGAIMGVGSLKRMSAVRWGVAGQILWAWVLTIPCAAAISALAYVLARIFIKA
- a CDS encoding NYN domain-containing protein — protein: MPRSLIIDGYNLAFAWKEVRPLLLQNQQKGRERMLDLLRRYKKATGQDVLVVFDGPKESSQPRQQTVQGIKTAYSTFPKTADDDIRKRVQACADKGRLLVVSSDNQVAGFAKRRNVETMGSAAFAQKAEQILAASPRPDEKPQQTDVADWLKFFKRDRSIED
- a CDS encoding DUF47 family protein; this translates as MGFSLIPKEIQFFDLFDKQAEIITIAASHFREMAEKGQFDDANIEKMSDIEHQCDLITHDIIDKLNRCFITPFDREDIYALAHELDDLVDMIYSVSKRMRMYKLNTVNKDMVQFSLLIQQSSCALAKALSGLRHSKHHKPILVSCIEINRLENEGDHLRDTVIGSLFDNSTDPIATIKWKETFEGAETCLDICEDVANIIESILVKNS